TTCTTTTCACACTTAGATTGCTTTTTCCTTTTACAAATTTGCATGTTTCAGTAGGTATAAGAAAGTTATTTTAGTGACAGACAAGAAACATGCTGCCATTGTAAAACTTCAcactaaataagcaaataaatacataggAACACTTGTGATAAGGAGGCGCATTATTAAATGATTAGGTAGGCATAATAGGAATCAAGACCCTTTGGCATGGtgtgttaaatataaaaacaaatcgGCGTTAACTGGGTAAACGACTTtcacttttacttatttatttgtcagTGAATTGAAAAAGAAGCTTCTCCTGTTTGCGTGAGATCATCTTACAatgttttggtttaattttttttttcagatttttcatCATTGTTTTGGGAACTACTCACGAACAAAGAACTTGTTACTTCATGATGTCATGTGTAAATGTAAACTGGATACAGTCATGCTCTCAACATTCTCAGGTGAAAGAATTGGAACTATGTTATACATTCTAGTCTGCCACTTCTGAAATCATCAACAGGAAAAATAAGTGACAGAAAATACAGAAGCATGAACAAATTTTTTACGAAAATGAAATGTGGGCTGGATGTTTATAGTTTTCCATAATGAAAGCTATCTGAAATGTACTGAGTCTGAGACAATATTAGGTGTGCTCATTTTGTCCATAAGTTGTAAgctaaatgttaaaaatttattaaCCAAAAGTTAAATTATAATTAAGTACATGAAttacagtttctttttaaaagtaggcTAAgactgtaataaataaatctattgaATGATTGATTCCAATAAATAAATCGCTAGTGGTAAAATTTTGTCCCGGTGATAGAGTTTTATAGAAAACAGTAAATTTAGCAGGAGTATTTTATAACTATTATGTGTATGAGGCATTAAAACATTCAAACCTCTACATAAACCTTCATTTGGATATCCATTAACATTTTCCGTTTGCTTTAAAATAAGTCAAAGGCTAGAGATGgagctcagagggtaagagcaccttctttttttttttgtttttgtttttgtttttgtttttgtttttcgagacagggtttctctgtggctttggagcctgtcctggaactagctcttgtagaccaggctggtctcgaactcacagagatccgcctgcctctgcctcacaagtgctgggattaaaggcatgcgccaccacgcccggctaagAGCACCTTCTGTTCCTTCAGAGGAGCCTGGTGAATGTCACCCATATTAGACAGCTCTTCAACTCACACATTTCCAACATTTCCTTCTGGACTTTACAGATATCTGCATTTAggtacacgcacatacacacacaaataatgaattaaaatacattaaaaataacaaaaaccataaCATCTTTCAACATTTACTACCTATTCATTTTGATCTCAATGCTGGAGGCGAAGATAACACTGATTCTAGGACCTTCTGTCTtgaatgtttctttaaattttcatttaaatgttcATTCAAGGTAAATCAATAGTTGAGTTATCAAAAATGGCAGAGAATAATTTCACAGAAGTGACACTCTTCATATTCAGTGGATTTTCAGATCATCCAGAATTGCAAGTCAGTTTGTTCTTAATTTTCCTCTTCATCTATCTCTTCACCGTCTTGGGCAATATTGGGCTAATCCTGTTAATAAGGATTGACTCTCAGCTTCACACGCCTATGTACTTTTTCCTCAGCAATTTAGCATTCATTgacatattttattcttctacggTAACACCAAAGTCACTAGTCGATTTCCAGTCCGCACAGAAATCAATTTCCTTTGTAGGCTGCTTTGTTCAAATGTACTTCTTTGTTGGTTTGGTGTGCAGTGAGTGTTTCCTTCTGGGTTCcatggcctatgatcgctatgtAGCAATCTGCAATCCCTTGCTATATTCTGTGATCATGTCCCAGAAGGTGTGTAACTGGCTGGGGCTGATACCATATGTGATTGGATTCACAAATTCCCTGATCTCCATCTGTGTGATAAGCAGTTTGCCGTTCTGTgattcctacatcaatcatttcTTCTGTGACACCACAGCTCTTTTAGCCCTGTCCTGTGTAGATGCCTTCAGCACAGAAATGGTGATCTTTGTTTTAGCTGGTTTCACACTCCTCAGTTCTCTCCTCATAATCGCTTCCACTTACCTCATCATCATCTTAGCCATACTGAGGATCCAGTCAGCCGCTGGCAGGTGGAAGGCCTTTTctacctgtgcctcccacctCACA
This genomic window from Chionomys nivalis chromosome 2, mChiNiv1.1, whole genome shotgun sequence contains:
- the LOC130870309 gene encoding olfactory receptor 8I2, producing MAENNFTEVTLFIFSGFSDHPELQVSLFLIFLFIYLFTVLGNIGLILLIRIDSQLHTPMYFFLSNLAFIDIFYSSTVTPKSLVDFQSAQKSISFVGCFVQMYFFVGLVCSECFLLGSMAYDRYVAICNPLLYSVIMSQKVCNWLGLIPYVIGFTNSLISICVISSLPFCDSYINHFFCDTTALLALSCVDAFSTEMVIFVLAGFTLLSSLLIIASTYLIIILAILRIQSAAGRWKAFSTCASHLTGVTVFYGSLIFTYLQPDNTSSLTQAQVASVFYTIVIPMLNPLIYSLRNKDVKNALLRVIHRKLFL